TGCTGGATGTGGAGCACCAATAGTAGTAAGACAAGTATTAAAAGCGTTAAAACCCGAGGATCATGCAGTTATCGGAAGTGCTACAGGATGTTTGGAGGTGTCAACTTTCCTATATCCGTATACAGCATGGAAGGACTCATTTATCCACAATGCATTTGAGAATGCTGCAGCTACAGTATCTGGAGCAGAGGCAGCATATACGTCAATGAAAAAAAGAGGTAAATTAAAAGGTGAGACTAAGTTCATTACTTTTGGTGGAGATGGAGGAACATATGATATAGGTTTTCAATCATTATCAGGAGCAATGGAGAGAGGTCATGATATGGTGTATGTATGCTATGATAATGGAGCATATATGAATACAGGAATACAAAGGTCGTCGGCAACACCTAAGTACGCTGATACGACAACTTCACCTGCAGGAAAAGTTATACCAGGGAAATTGCAATCGAGGAAAGAGTTAACAGAGGTAATGGCAAGTCACAATATACCATATGTAGCGCAATCAGCGCCAATAGGTAATATGAAAGATTTATACGAGAAGGCAGAAAAGGCGATTTATACTAAGGGAGCAGCATTTTTGAATGTGTTGGCACCATGTCCTAGAGGATGGAGATACAATACTCCTGATTTAATGTTATTAAATAAAATGGCAGTAGAGACATGTTTTTGGCCTTTATATGAAGTTGTGGATGGAAAATATAATATCACATATAAACCAAAGAACAAGTTGCCAGTAACTGAATATTTAAAATTACAAGGAAGATTTAAACATTTGTTTAAGGCAGGCAATGAGCATTTGTTAGAAGATATTCAAGTGGAAGTTGATAGAAAATGGGAAAGATTATTAAAGTTAGAAGAATTGACAAATCAGCAATAAAAAAATGGGGCAAGACTAACTTAAAATTGAAGTTAGTCTTGTGTTCCACTACATAATAAGCAGTTGTTGATTAGGTTCTAGAGAGTCATTTGTTAGGCCGTTAATGCTTTTTAGTGCATCGATTGTGGTGAGGTATTTTTTTGCTACAGACCACAGGGTGTCATTTTTTTGTGTAAAATAGACAATTAAGTTTGGTTTGTCTTTAACAAACGACTGGTCCAAAGGAGTGTATGCTATATTGGTGCTAAGAGTGATTTCTTTGTAGCTTATGATGTTAGCATTAATACACAGATTTATTCTAAATTCTAAGTTGTTTTCTATATTTATGTTGTAATCTACTTTGTCTATATTTATTTGATAATGGCACGTGTCAGTGTCACATACATTTCTGTCTAGGGTGTGTTTTATAGGATACTCTTGCACAAGGACTCTAAATTTTTCTTGTTGGGTATCGTCCATTATAAAAGCAGCCACATTAACAATACCTTCGAGTATAATTTTATTGTTTATTATTTTGCATTCACTAAATAGTATACGAGTATTTAAATTATATACATTTATGTCAGAGGAATTGGAATTTAGAGGTAATGTGTTTTTTAGATAAAAGTTTTCGTTTAAGGTTTGAGATATATTTTGTATAGGTAATGATTCTTTTTCTAGATTTATGTCAAAGGAGTCAGAATATGCATCTTCTATGGTATAGATAGTTTTATTTAAAGAAGCATATACATGTATATCGAATATAGCCTCACAGTCTAAGATATTTTGTTCTCCGTCGGCGTTTTCAATTGGTTTTAAATTAAAGTCTGATATATTAAGTGAGCAATTTAAGTAAGCTGTATCAGTTAAGCCTGGCATGT
The sequence above is drawn from the Clostridiales bacterium genome and encodes:
- a CDS encoding pyruvate ferredoxin oxidoreductase (catalyzes the formation of acetyl-CoA from pyruvate and coenzyme A); the encoded protein is MAYNLKEVAKKPERLTGGHRMCAGCGAPIVVRQVLKALKPEDHAVIGSATGCLEVSTFLYPYTAWKDSFIHNAFENAAATVSGAEAAYTSMKKRGKLKGETKFITFGGDGGTYDIGFQSLSGAMERGHDMVYVCYDNGAYMNTGIQRSSATPKYADTTTSPAGKVIPGKLQSRKELTEVMASHNIPYVAQSAPIGNMKDLYEKAEKAIYTKGAAFLNVLAPCPRGWRYNTPDLMLLNKMAVETCFWPLYEVVDGKYNITYKPKNKLPVTEYLKLQGRFKHLFKAGNEHLLEDIQVEVDRKWERLLKLEELTNQQ
- a CDS encoding DUF3794 domain-containing protein yields the protein MELVNDCIYLKKDISKNSSHFNITTDVVIPEFKSTLKKIINCYEDVLIRDISFDSNKVVLTGIINYNIVYYSPNYTLDSITHSLKFSHEISLPSIPPDSIFDATVNIENSEYEILNEHRIIIKHIAVAFLDHHQRIKIDVLSDVQDSDNIQILKNSIDVPNYLGHVCEKLFFKENIELNSKNSSIYQILKIDTNIKNTSYKIVDDKALVSTTFECNLLYLTDNLESPIDSFTFEKDLSQIVNMPGLTDTAYLNCSLNISDFNLKPIENADGEQNILDCEAIFDIHVYASLNKTIYTIEDAYSDSFDINLEKESLPIQNISQTLNENFYLKNTLPLNSNSSDINVYNLNTRILFSECKIINNKIILEGIVNVAAFIMDDTQQEKFRVLVQEYPIKHTLDRNVCDTDTCHYQINIDKVDYNINIENNLEFRINLCINANIISYKEITLSTNIAYTPLDQSFVKDKPNLIVYFTQKNDTLWSVAKKYLTTIDALKSINGLTNDSLEPNQQLLIM